Proteins encoded within one genomic window of Lynx canadensis isolate LIC74 chromosome B2, mLynCan4.pri.v2, whole genome shotgun sequence:
- the TSPYL4 gene encoding testis-specific Y-encoded-like protein 4, which yields MSTLDEGSNPPVAKDCGVATADDAPGHPDLNQCQGEETEATQVMADTGEEGNLETPAEAGAPESPASCAPVFRVRVFGSRSRVATKSGQKEGLPPTEGLAAASASASPAVATDNSQENGCQRREPRGPAGEKALEACGAGGLGSQMMPGAKAKEMTTKKCAVSAATEKEGVAEEVVEEKKVMQKEKKVVGGVKEESRAKAPKINNCMDSLEAIDQELSNVNAQADRAFLQLERKFGRMRRLHMQRRSFIIQNIPGFWVTAFRNHPQLSPMISGQDEDMMRYMINLEVEELKHPRAGCKFKFIFQSNPYFRNEGLVKEYERRSSGRVVSLSTPIRWHRGQDPQSHIHRNREGNTIPSFFNWFSDHSLLEFDRIAEIIKAELWPNPLQYYLMGEGPRRGIRDPARQPVESPRSFRFQSG from the coding sequence ATGAGCACCCTGGATGAGGGCAGCAACCCTCCTGTCGCTAAAGACTGCGGCGTAGCCACTGCCGACGATGCCCCAGGACATCCGGACCTAAACCAGTGCCAGGGCGAGGAAACCGAGGCGACCCAGGTGATGGCGGACACAGGTGAGGAGGGCAACTTGGAGACCCCCGCGGAGGCAGGCGCCCCCGAGAGCCCCGCGAGCTGTGCCCCCGTGTTCCGCGTTCGAGTTTTTGGGAGCCGCAGCCGTGTAGCGACCAAATCGGGCCAGAAAGAGGGGCTGCCTCCGACGGAAGGCTTGGCAGCAGCCTCTGCTTCAGCCTCCCCCGCGGTAGCAACCGACAATAGCCAGGAAAATGGCTGTCAGCGTAGAGAGCCGCGGGGCCCTGCTGGGGAGAAAGCTCTAGAAGCCTGTGGCGCAGGGGGGTTGGGGTCTCAGATGATGCCTGGGGCGAAGGCCAAGGAAATGACGACAAAAAAGTGCGCCGTTTCAGCGGCAACGGAAAAGGAGGGAGTAGCGGAGGAGGTGGTGGAGGAAAAGAAGGtgatgcagaaggaaaaaaaggtggTAGGAGGAGTGAAAGAGGAGTCACGGGCCAAGGCCCCGAAGATCAATAACTGCATGGATTCCCTGGAGGCCATCGATCAGGAGCTGTCAAATGTAAATGCCCAGGCTGACAGGGCCTTCCTTCAGCTGGAGCGCAAGTTTGGCCGGATGCGAAGGCTCCATATGCAGCGCAGAAGTTTCATTATCCAAAATATCCCAGGTTTCTGGGTCACTGCCTTTCGGAACCACCCCCAGCTGTCACCTATGATCAGTGGCCAAGATGAAGACATGATGAGGTACATGATCAATTTGGAGGTGGAGGAGCTTAAGCACCCCAGAGCAGGCTGCAAATTCAAATTCATCTTTCAGAGCAACCCCTATTTCCGAAATGAGGGTCTCGTCAAAGAATATGAGCGCAGATCCTCTGGCCGGGTGGTGTCTCTTTCCACTCCAATCCGCTGGCACAGGGGCCAAGACCCCCAGTCACATATCCACAGGAATCGGGAAGGAAACACTATCCCCAGTTTCTTCAACTGGTTCTCAGATCACAGCCTTCTAGAATTCGACAGGATTGCTGAGATTATCAAAGCAGAACTGTGGCCCAATCCCCTACAGTACTACCTGATGGGCGAAGGGCCTCGCCGAGGAATTCGAGACCCAGCAAGGCAGCCCGTGGAGAGCCCCAGGTCCTTCAGGTTCCAGTCTGGCTAA